In a single window of the Coffea eugenioides isolate CCC68of chromosome 3, Ceug_1.0, whole genome shotgun sequence genome:
- the LOC113765186 gene encoding cold and drought-regulated protein CORA-like, protein MGSKTLLFFFISMAVVLMITSEVAAKSVDNFETNKEGEAKYHGGGYGGGHGGGHGGGYGGGHGGHHGGGYGGHPGGGNGDGHGGYGGGGHGGYGHGGGGHGGYGHGGHGGGGHGGHPGEAADAEPQN, encoded by the exons ATGGGTTCCAAGacacttcttttctttttcatttccatGGCTGTAGTTCTAATGATTACCTCAGAGGTGGCTGCCAAGTCAGTTGACAATT TTGAGACAAATAAGGAAGGAGAAGCCAAGTACCATGGAGGTGGCTACGGAGGAGGCCATGGAGGTGGCCACGGAGGAGGCTACGGAGGAGGTCATGGAGGGCACCATGGTGGTGGATACGGGGGCCATCCAGGAGGAGGTAATGGGGATGGACATGGAGGGTACGGGGGTGGCGGCCATGGTGGTTATGGACATGGCGGTGGCGGCCATGGTGGTTATGGACACGGCGGACATGGCGGTGGCGGCCACGGTGGACATCCTGGTGAGGCTGCAGATGCTGAGCCCCAGAACTAA
- the LOC113765275 gene encoding glycine-rich cell wall structural protein-like, which produces MGSKTLLFLFISLAIALMIASEVAARELAETSTSVDNSNAVETDGYGGYRGGGYGGYRGGGYGGYPGGGYGGYHGGGYGGYPGGGYGGRGGGGRGGYGGYHGGGYGGRGGGGYGGRGGGGHGGHPDEAVDAETEN; this is translated from the exons ATGGGTTCAAAGacacttcttttccttttcatttcctTGGCTATAGCCTTAATGATTGCCTCAGAGGTTGCTGCTAGGGAATTGGCTGAGACTTCCACGTCTGTTGACAATT CTAATGCAGTTGAGACTGATGGCTACGGAGGGTACCGTGGAGGAGGATATGGAGGGTACCGCGGTGGTGGATATGGGGGCTATCCAGGAGGAGGTTATGGAGGATATCATGGGGGTGGATATGGAGGGTACCCGGGTGGTGGCTATGGCGGACGTGGCGGTGGCGGCCGTGGTGGTTATGGAGGATATCACGGGGGTGGATATGGAGGACGTGGTGGTGGCGGCTATGGAGGACGTGGTGGTGGCGGCCATGGTGGACATCCTGATGAGGCTGTTGATGCAGAGACTGAGAACTAA